One stretch of Armigeres subalbatus isolate Guangzhou_Male chromosome 2, GZ_Asu_2, whole genome shotgun sequence DNA includes these proteins:
- the LOC134217780 gene encoding protein ecdysoneless translates to MTSKNILQSVREDDFVEYWLFPTGLERKDVSLENCESQLEELQAEVNKLARDYCRRYIWHRDGFKVVIRKGDRVQRLLIEASTDQEVPAVQLPLHLYGITHYGDNVQDEWFIVSLLFHLTRRIPGLLARVVDSDGEFMLIEAAEHLPRWANPERCEGRVFIYDGGLFLIGTEDQKEAFAMDRVVQELKSETRSKWAVAEEIQSCIDDRIKDFPDKIEEHHHRATLYVPVGVAAALKENPQLISAAVLAFCNRDPIDLKACRAMRFFPPENCVYTSAVFTKCLYAMLMHSNYLPDRRTGWSIPLANDSNHKAHMLGLKLACGFEILASQAKSSQALDMDKGWQSYFELLKAKGYFQDNIDGSQEHTRLLKIAQEYYQENRDSMRFTPKIGEEIVSILKKNDFDVDDLRQQGLNLPVPDDDSWMNISSKELDQMLTDRYGSRQLFSLNGNSNPETFTTLVNEFLEQKSEFDGVDQDAAAAQLDLGAFNPVKPKRTKSKAKADLQNNLPQPSPLHQPIDFDPDAFGAHVKHMLDLVIPDDRWDSSDASDMSDYDEEAYDQNIEDMASSRKTKGAKNELQTYMDQMDRELANTTIGKSFETDINEINREDGDAIRQSDLDDFDDIESFKPVNIDVNVLKNMMESYQSQIGGPGPAANLLGSMGVHLSRASSGPSKTKSGNTKQTDV, encoded by the exons ATGACCAGCAAAAACATTCTGCAGTCGGTACGGGAGGACGATTTCGTCGAATATTGGCTCTTTCCGACCGGGTTGGAGCGAAAGGATGTGTCGCTGGAGAACTGCGAATCTCAGCTGGAGGAGTTACAGGCAGAGGTCAACAAACTAGCACGGGATTATTGCCGTCGCTACATTTGGCATCGAGATGGGTTCAAGGTCGTAATCCGGAAGGGCGATCGCGTGCAGCGACTGCTGATTGAAGCTAGTACCGATCAGGAAGTGCCTGCAG TCCAACTACCGTTGCATCTTTACGGTATCACACACTACGGCGATAACGTGCAAGACGAATGGTTCATAGTTTCATTGCTGTTTCATCTTACGCGCCGCATCCCCGGTTTGCTGGCACGGGTTGTCGATTCGGACGGTGAATTTATGCTGATAGAAGCCGCCGAACATTTGCCTCGTTGGGCAAATCCGGAACGTTGCGAGGGTCGGGTTTTCATTTACGACGGAGGTCTGTTTCTCATTGGAACAGAGGACCAGAAAGAGGCTTTTGCGATGGACCGGGTCGTACAGGAGCTGAAATCGGAAACGCGTTCCAAATGGGCCGTTGCTGAAGAAATCCAATCATGTATCGACGATAGAATTAAAGATTTTCCGGATAAAATCGAAGAGCATCATCACCGGGCAACTCTGTACGTTCCCGTTGGCGTTGCCGCAGCGTTAAAGGAAAATCCTCAACTGATATCAGCTGCTGTATTGGCGTTCTGCAATCGTGATCCCATCGATCTGAAAGCATGTCGGGCGATGCGATTCTTTCCGCCGGAGAACTGCGTCTATACCAGTGCCGTCTTCACCAAATGTCTTTATGCAATGTTGATGCACAGCAATTACCTACCAGATCGGAGGACCGGTTGGAGTATACCGTTGGCCAACGACTCGAACCATAAGGCGCACATGTTAGGCTTAAAGCTGGCCTGTGGGTTTGAAATTTTGGCATCACAGGCAAAGTCGTCCCAGGCTCTAGATATGGACAAAGGATGGCAGAGTTATTTTGAATTGCTGAAAGCTAAAGGATACTTCCAGGATAACATTGACGGATCTCAG GAACACACTCGtctattgaaaatagcccaagaATACTATCAAGAAAATCGCGATTCGATGAGATTTACACCTAAAATCGGTGAAGAAATCGTATCGATTCTAAAAAAGAACGACTTCGACGTGGACGACCTTCGCCAACAAGGCCTCAACCTGCCGGTTCCCGACGACGACAGCTGGATGAATATATCTTCCAAGGAACTTGACCAAATGCTGACGGACCGTTACGGCAGCAGGCAGCTTTTTTCGCTGAATGGTAATTCCAATCCCGAGACATTTACCACCCTGGTGAACGAATTTCTCGAACAGAAGAGTGAATTCGATGGAGTGGATCAGGACGCCGCCGCTGCTCAGCTAGATCTGGGAGCTTTCAACCCAGTGAAGCCAAAGCGTACCAAAAGTAAGGCCAAAGCAGACTTGCAGAATAACCTTCCACAGCCATCGCCTCTGCATCAACCGATTGACTTCGATCCGGACGCCTTCGGTGCCCATGTCAAGCACATGCTAGATCTAGTTATTCCGGATGATCGTTGGGATTCCTCGGATGCTTCCGACATGAGCGATTACGACGAAGAAGCTTACGACCAAAACATCGAGGACATGGCTTCATCGCGGAAGACAAAGGGTGCCAAGAACGAGCTTCAAACTTACATGGACCAAATGGATCGCGAGCTGGCCAATACAACGATCGGAAAGAGTTTCGAAACGGACATAAACGAAATAAATCGGGAGGACGGCGATGCCATACGGCAGTCCGATTTGGACGACTTTGATGACATCGAGAGCTTCAAGCCGGTCAACATTGACGTGAACGTGCTGAAGAACATGATGGAAAGTTACCAGTCGCAGATCGGAGGTCCGGGGCCGGCCGCAAATCTGCTTGGCTCGATGGGTGTTCATCTGTCGAGGGCTTCCAGTGGACCATCGAAAACAAAATCAGGGAACACGAAACAAACAGACGTATGA